ttttgattttgtttttgcctGAAAGCGGTTGTGTTAGGCTCAGTGGAGTTGGGTTTCAGATAATCTAAAAGCATACTAACCAAATGGGAACATCATTTTAAGCAGGATTATTATATAGATGCTCCTGTTTCAGTTGGAGATGGCTTCTCATTTGGCGGAGGTTTGCCCcagtttttatttgaaaattccaaGCATATAAGCTTCTTATAATTTGCTGAAAAATTTCTGTTATTTCTGGGCAGGAAAATACTCAGAGGAGCCAAGCCCTTCTGATGAGTGGTTTGAGAAAGGAAATATAGTGAGTTCTCTCTCtccttaaattttttcatttgggTAAACTGCAAGAATAAATTGCCCTTGTGCTTATAAACCTGTTCTTTAAGAAGTGAGTTTGTCATTGGCGATCTCTATACAATCATGACTTGATTAGAAAGGGATAGTTTTTAATCACTTCTAGTTTCAAAAGATATATTAACCATTTCTTGGCTTTAGCTGATCTTGCTTCTAATGACAATTTTAGTTTTACCTAGCTTTGCATGTTCATACCAATCCCTTCAGGGGTTTTATAAACCACCATTGGCCAGgacatatttcttttaaaaattgatggCATTGCAATAGAGAGGTCTTATAAATCACCTGAGTCTGTGAAACACTAGAAGGCATGAGTGCAtcctttgttttgatgtaactGCAGAAAGGGTGGAGATGTTATGAGGTAGCAGCGAAAAATTGTAATATCATTCTTGCAACTCAGCACAACTCAACAATCATTTTTGAGGGTTGGCTGCACTAATCCTATTTTCCCGAAGTGATATCCTAAACAAcattattattgaaattctGAAAAGGATTCTATACATGCAATAAAATAGGCTGATTTCAAATGCTGTTGTGATTAGGAAATGCATGTaggtctttttatttattttttttatttttattttttattttaatactttTCTATTCTATTACTgtaattttcttgttttcttaactttttaaaCTAGATATCATGGCCTAACCTGAAACTTTAATGCAAAAAAATCCACTTGCTAggctcagaaaaaaaaaatatacaaaaaaggagagagaaaggAGTGTAGAGTAGGAAAGATTACTTTAATTGAGTACTTCATTATGTCACATGTTCATATAATTTGCCTCATTTTCAGCTTAATGTGAACTATTAATGATTATTTCCATTATTTGTATGAATCatcaaattaaattcttttactATCATATTTAGTTGTCTTAGAGGCATATTTACCATcttcttaggctatgtttggttcccggaaaatttgagggaaaatgcgagggaaagaaaatacaaaggaaaagtagaaggaaagaaaaagtgaaggaaaataaaaaaatgattaaaagttgataaattattttttttgttacttcaaattcattttatttattttaactcatcaatttaaagattaaataatttaaaaatacataagtttttaattagttttaattatatttgattttgtttgatatttttcataggacaaccaaacatgagaaaatcattttccttagcattttttttctttcctttgtattttccgggaaccaaacatagccttaatttttccttgatgagAACTTATCATGTTATATTTTACAGTTGATGGACATCTGAGTATTtggtcatttgtttttttttaggtgaAAGCTCATCCTGTTCTTGGCTCTGGCAAGAAGGCAAGTGATCCGATTTTTGGACTTAAAATGGGTGCTGGTTCCCAGGCCTCTGATGATCTTTTCAGGTATTTTCTATCTTTAGAACATTTGAAGTTAATTCAGGATTCTAACATGCTTAAATCCTGGTAATTTTGTGGCCTTTGATCCATGGTAATGCAGAGATTGAGGATTGATTATTTGCAGGGATTATCGATTGAAACATGCTATGTATCTATGATTTTGTGCAATAGATGGTTTTGCATTGAAAGCGGAAGTCCAGACAACCATTCAGTTATTCTAATTCATGGTTTTCCTTCTCAGGTGAGTCCTATTCAGATGCTGgctttgtgaataaatttgttgtgttttaGAAAGTACATAATTCATGAAGATGACAATGAGATAACTCCCATTTCCTTTTATGATTCTCAACATGGAATTAGCTGTGGCACACATTTATGCATCAACTGACCGACCACTCTATTCATGATTATAGTACAAATGAAAATTTCTTTAGTTTTATAAATCcgtacaatttattttttctgctGTTCCAAATGTATCATTTTCACGCTTACCTTTTTCACAATATATTCCTATCTCTCAAAGGATCCTAAAATTGAACTCTTCCCTAGCATCTAGTGTTCAATCTTCTAATTATAATTGCATCCTCTTCTTTTCtaacctaaaattttagatttggtATGTTTTTAGATGTACAGATAAGGGTCATGCTAGTACAGATGCCATTTTTAAATTCTCAGGTTTTCCAATTTCCATTTTGTTGGAAGTTCCTTCTACTGATTTATCCCTGTGAGTTTGTTAATTCAGAGTGTTGTTGTGTCCTATGTAAATTGTAAAGTCTATGAAAAGAATGTGAGACgaattggaaattttttattgtttcctTAACATATACTGATTGACTTTCTTATAAGCAACTGCCATTTTGATGCTGTTGACAGGCTTACTCTTACCGCAAAGTTCTTCCTGTACTCTCCAAGAAGTACCATGCCATTGCTTTTGATTGGTTAGGTAAGATCGTGCTTCAAGTTTGTGAGCCCACTAAAACTGTCTACGAAGCTGAAATCCAAGGGCAGATACCCTTAGGTTCGTTTGTttgaaatatattagaaaattttgtaaTGGTTGGAATGTAAAGAGATGGAGGAAACAAAGGAATATTAGTATGCAGAGTTCTGTAATGGCTGTTAGAGGCCTGCAATTGGAAGTTGTGATTCTGAAAATATTTgcgatataaaaaatttcagggTAATGGTTGTAACCTGATAGTATCTTTTATGTAGGTTTACAACTTTTCAGTGTAATTCTTGCTTTTCACTTAACttctcttttctatttcttgttCCTTGATTTTAGACATCAAATTTGTCATGCTCTAATCAACGCTTTCAGTACAATGATTCAGAGTTCACTTCAGTTCTGAGATCGCATTTTTTCatgataatatttattgatGCTGAGCTAATGAAGGAACTTTTCTTCCTTTCCCTCTTCTTCTACAGGCTTTGGATTTTCAGATAAGCCTCAACCCAAATATGGTTTTGACTACACCTTGGATGGTAATTTCTGTATCAAACTAATGATGGCTAGATAAAAACTATAGATAGTCATTATATATTAATACAAGTCAAAAAAGGGGAAagattgaatatttttttaataatagatcTTTGCTAATGGTTCACAGAGTATGTATCATCCTTTGGATCTCTTATTAATGAACTTGTCACCGACAAAGTTTCACTTGTTGTCCAGGTATGCTTGCTCTTTGCAAATGCAGAAGCATATATTGTAAGCCAGGTTTCTGATTAACTAATGTGCTGCAGGGCTACTTTTCACCAGTAGTTGTTAAATATGCTAGCAGTCATCAGGAGAAGATTAAGGATCTTATACTTCTCAATCCTCCTGTATGTATTACTTGTAACTCTACCATTCAGTTCTCAACTTCTAGATCTACTCATTCTATTCTTTTGATCAATCTAGCTTCACTAGAAGGTCAAGTTTCATAatcaagaaaatgggaaaattaCAGATttctccactggggattttgcAACAGCTCTGAACTCTGAGGTTTCTGAAACAGCACTGTTTTTATTGAGTTTCTTCAAAGTAACATGGAGCTCCTAAGCTTTGCACTGCCTTAAGCTTACCTCCTTGACTCCGAGGTTTTCGTGTTATAAAACACTTCCCTAATTTTTCCGTAccataataatatttctttGCCAGGATGGCTAAATACCTAAGAGGAGCTGACTACTTGATTAACTTTAATGAAGGTCAATATTGTGTTCTGAAACTTTATGGGAGTTTCAGTACTTTTCCTTAAGGATGAAACCAATATACACATCTCTTTAATGGCTTTTACAAAAAGAGCTAACATGAATGTTTTGTCCTTATTTGCCCTAGCTGACGGCCAAACATGCCAACCTGCCATCGGCGTTGTCAATATTCAGCAATTTTTTGCTGGGGGAGATTTTTTCTCAGGTAGGAAAGCTACATCACagaatttgaattattatcatatattcATATACATGCACACACATTTTTGACTGAGTTAATGGGTGCTTTTACACGTGTTTACATTCATATGCTTTCTTAGTTTGTGATGTCCAGATTGATTGCAGACCATAACAAACATGATCCATGAACTTGTGCTTTAAATCCTATCAGGATCCTCTAAGGGCCAGCGATAAAGCTTTGACGAGCTGTGGTCCTTACCAAATGAAAGAGGATGATGCAATGGTGTATAGAAGACCTTATCTTACATCTGGTTCCTCAGGTTTTGCATTAAATGCAATTAGTAGGAGCATGAAGAAGGAGCTAaaggtgaaaattttctttctttttgttctaaACTTCCTATTGATCatgttattttcctttttgctccAGACTTCTACTTCTATCATCACCTCTGCTTTAACAAAATAAGAATCCATCAAGCAGAGGGCAAAGTTAGCTTTTTTGCCTAATTCTATTTAGACCATGGCTGGAATAATTGTGAACAATTACAAAATCTGAGCACCATAAATATGATTTACTAAACTACCTTTGTTCGATATGTGACAGAGATCATTTAAAAAGCTTTAGCTCATCTCAAAAAGAATTTCACATTGTACCACAGGGATCAAGAAACTGAACAATTGAGGGAAACAAATTTTTTGCTTGATATACTTGGTTCATTCCCCAACAGCTTAAGCTTTTGGAGAAAGAGGTGCTTAAACAACAATTGATACATTCACCTTAGTGTCAGGTTCCACAAAGTTGGTGTTTTACTCCACACAAGGTCTAATTCCTTAgaaaacagcaccaattcagttttgaAGTTTGTAGCCTGACCAAAAAATGAAGATGGCTTAACTAAGATGATCATTTGCATCCTGATAACTCCTCCTCCCAAACCTGAAATGCCTCTACTAGCTCCATCCATTTTGTGCAATCACTAAGAGTAGCAACAGAGTTCAATCTAAACACCTCCCAGATGGATAAAATCTTAGTTGCAGACTTCCAACTTCCATCCTTAGATGTCCATCTCATATGAAAATCAGGCATGATGGGAACTCAAAGCATACCATGTTTTCATGAAAGAAGCTGGACAAGTTGCTAATGCTTctcctatttttgttttcattctggTTGCTTTACCTGGCAGAAATATGTGGAAGAAATGAGAACGATACTCACCGATAAAGACTGGAAAGTTCAAACCACAATATGCTGGGGTGAAAGAGACCGGTGGTTGAGCTATGATGGAGTTGAGGATTTCTGCAAGAGGTCAAACCATAAGCTGCTCAAACTTCCAATGGTACCAACTGTTCTAACTCATTTACATCTATTGGGAAATATCGATTTTAGATACTGCATGctcttagaaaaaaaatccttcatAGATATTAGACAACTGGATGTCTTCAACTCTTTCACATGTCTAAACACTGAATTCCTATTATTCATTGCATACTCATCCTTTTAAGGAAGTGGACTCCCTGTAATCTGAGTTTTACTGCAATAGTTGCAAGATCCTTCACCTGTCACAATGCACCACAGCACATGATAGAGGGGCAATGATgttattttcacaaaaaaactaagtaaaggtgatttatatatactttttctAATGAATAAACTGCAATGCTGCTGAGAACTGTTAAGCAATGTGATAGGTTATGGTAAATGattcatcaaatatatatttgattcctGAAAAATCATTTCAGTACTGGTTTTCCTTAATAACGAAGGAATGGGAAAGCTGCATTCAGAAAAATCCCTTCACAGAAggaaaaatcttcaaaaatttcagGCCATCCATTTCCCAGGTGGCATTTCCATTACAAAAGACATGGTGGAGGAACTGTTTGTTTATGGGAAGggcttttaagaatattttctttgtaaaatcCCTTGGTTAGATTCTTTATTTGTTTCAGTGTTCGATATCTGTTTTGAAGCAGTTTGCTAGGTTTTCTGATTTGAATGGTTGACAGAGTAGGGAACCTCTTTTACCATCTCCTAAACTATTTTACATTCATCAGTTGTTAAAGCTATAATTTTAGGACAACTGCAGATAAATTGATGTGTATTGCAGGCTGGGCATCATGTACAGGAGGATTGTGGGGAAGAACTCGGACAAGTCATTAATGGAGTTCTTAGCAGAAGGGTTAGAATTTGATGATGCTTTATAATAGTTTCCTGAGTAATCAAAAAATGCTTCAACCAGTGATTTTGTGCTgtctttttggaaaaaaaaaagcagtgTTCATTCTCTCACACACattattcattttcttgtttgcaTAGTTAGAGTTAAAATGTACCTGGATTATGGACATCTAAAATACTCAACTAAACCGAGAATGTGATATATTTTCTTATCTGTTTGCAATTAGGATGCAAATCTTGAtcttttctgtttttgataGCCCAAGTGTTTCATGCCATGGAGGCAGTTAATTGATAGATAGGAGTACCCTACTAGACCATGTTTTGGTTCTCCAATGATAAGAAAAAGATTCCCAGAAATTGGGCAAATAAATAGAAGTCAAGTGATACCAAATAATCTGCCAGCTAAATCTCCAATATTTTTCAACTATAAGAAATATGGTGAAACAAAGAGAATTATTGTTATAATCTAGAGACTTAAAGGTTATTATTTCCTACTCCCATGAAGTGAATTACATGTTAAACAGTGACAAAGGATGTATAAATATGGGTACAAGCTtgcataaaattttattattatacatGGAGGGTTATTGTCCCTCCAATCTCAAGTGTCCTCCAAACTGCAAAAACACCTTATAATGgtatttaaattctttatataaaGAGGTATGCATACTGTTAAACTTGTCTATAGGCTAGAGACCAACTTCTCATCATATGGAAATTGACGAGTGTTGTTCAGTCAGTGCTAGTAATTGCTCTGCCTTGGTGGTTGCTTGTATGGATCAACCCAACATTCATCTTCTTCAACCGATTTATTCCATCGCTTCCTGAAAATGGCTAACTCAGCAAAGCACCGCTTTCTCACCTGCAGAAAACAGAATGAGAGGAT
Above is a genomic segment from Vitis riparia cultivar Riparia Gloire de Montpellier isolate 1030 chromosome 7, EGFV_Vit.rip_1.0, whole genome shotgun sequence containing:
- the LOC117919365 gene encoding cis-3-alkyl-4-alkyloxetan-2-one decarboxylase, producing MAFQAHHLSSLHSLHLCIASPSCLVRSPRSTAPIRRTKSLRLRIRSSSDDDYYIDAPVSVGDGFSFGGGKYSEEPSPSDEWFEKGNIVKAHPVLGSGKKASDPIFGLKMGAGSQASDDLFRWFCIESGSPDNHSVILIHGFPSQAYSYRKVLPVLSKKYHAIAFDWLGFGFSDKPQPKYGFDYTLDEYVSSFGSLINELVTDKVSLVVQGYFSPVVVKYASSHQEKIKDLILLNPPLTAKHANLPSALSIFSNFLLGEIFSQDPLRASDKALTSCGPYQMKEDDAMVYRRPYLTSGSSGFALNAISRSMKKELKKYVEEMRTILTDKDWKVQTTICWGERDRWLSYDGVEDFCKRSNHKLLKLPMAGHHVQEDCGEELGQVINGVLSRRVRI